caacttTGGAGCTTGGAAATTTGCAGATCTTTTCTAAAGAATTTCTGAACTCCTATCAGGAGGGCAGTAAGTCCAGCATATCAAAGACATGTAGGAGCCAACAAGTGCAGTGTGTGGAGTCGTGGCAGTGTGGACTGAAGACCATGACCGTGACCTCCGGTCAGCGAGTGGAGATCGACTGTTTGGGAGAAGTCATGGCGGCAATGGGAGCGTTCTCCTGGAGGTAAAGACTGCGTCTTCAATTCACTTTCAGCTCAAAATGAAAAGCTCAGACCAATGTTGTGATTATTTATCTGAAGTTAATATTAGTATTATTCATTTGTAATTTGCAAATTGTTGCAAATTGCAAGTTTTCTGTTATTctgcaaaaagttttaaacaggAAAGGTGAGGTGTGATTGGGTTTCTGAGTGACTGTGGATCTCAGCGTGATGTTTTGGTGTCCCTCAGGGTTTCGTGGCGTTACGCTCGAGGAGTAATCAGCTCGGACGATTCTCTGTTTGATCGCTGGAAGGCCCCTGATCTGCATCGAGTGGTTCTGGACCCCGTCAGAGAGAAGGATGCAGGTAAACACACCTGGGATGGTTTTCTCGAGGTAACAACTTCATTTCATGTTATACTGAGATGACAAATTCATTTTCCACTTGTTTTCTtgagaaaacaatttaaattccCATTTTCTTgcaataacaaattaattttgttcCAGGTACGTATCGCTGTGACGTTCAGGACACCAACTATCGCAGAAGGAAGACAGTTTACTGGGGTGTCCGTGTTTTACCGGCGGGGGTCGTCAACCTGGACTACCAAAGCTCTCTGTCGCAGTGGGACGTGCCTGGAAGACTGGCCGACGGCAGCGGTGTGCTGCAGCTGGCCGCCGGGAGAGTTCTCCTCTACGCTGTACGGTTTGCTTTaactttggttttcttttgtcattaaCTTGCCAAAACGTCACAAACCCTGCTGATTGAATTATTACCGTAGACGAAAGCAAAGGCTATTTATTTCAccatcttttttcttaaaattgttaGCTATTCATTTAACCGGGCACCTATAAATGCTTCTGTCTCCTGTCTAGAACAACACAATGGAGTATTAGGGTCAGACtaagacatatttttaaattacaagaataaattcaCAGCATTATGATACTATGACAATAACGTCATAAGATTTGGTgtataaagaaacatttccataaaagtacttaaaaaaagtaattttattgaGAGCAAAGATATGTAGTACAAAATTATGTgattctttcttcaaaatacataagatggacaaaaataagtagaaagtttggtattttaaggacgaaaatgacaataattcattcaagtaacaaaaaatagcaaaaaggcaaaagaaaatttttccaaattagtttctttcagtaaaaaaaacttatgaaactttagcagaaactgcaggtgtatgtctgtgtctggtgaacttttggttcagaaattttactcaagtaagagtagtgacacttcataataaaattactaaaaataagtaaaaagtacagtgtagtaaaaatactcctaaaagtcaattaaaaaaaaattactttaggaaatgtaactagttactaccaaaCTTTGCATTTCTTGCTCTTCAAgaaatttgaagaaagtaagagtaaaaaagtatttggtaaaaggtTTACTCaaatactgagtaactgatcaaattatcaattgtttaatatttaaaaattacataatctgATGTGCCAAATTATAAAGCCAAATTGgtgaaaattttggtattttaagaaccaaaatgacaataattcagataagtaacaaaaaaaacaacaaaacctggcaaactattttttttacaaattagtttatttccataaaaaaactgaagaaacttCAGcgaaaactgcaggtgtgtgtctatGTCTGGtaaatttttggttaaaacattttccattcagTGGGTAaagtatccagaaattttactcaagtaaaagtaaaaagtatagtatagtaaaaatacttctagAAGTACGTTtattcaaaaaagttactcaggtaaatgtaactagttactacccaaatCAGGACATGAGGGTCAGGTCGTTCCACTCACTTTGTGCCGTTTTGCCTGCCTGCCTCCTGACATGTCAGCATTTCAGAGAATCGCTGCTCCTCCCACTGAAATGAGACCAATCGGTTTCTTACACCGAGACTTTTCCAGAATGAAATGCAGCATGGAGGCCAGCAGCTCGACAAAACTCTGCAGCATAAGAGAGACGTGATTTCCTTTGTTCACCCTGAGCATGACCAATGACCCATCATGTGTCCTGCCTGCATGCAGAGCAACCATTTTTCTAAATAGGGCCGGGTGTTTAGACAGAGATTGCAGAGGGATTACAGCAGCTGTCAGGAGACTTTTTATTGATGCTCACATCTAATGAAATAAGAAGCAAAGCACAACCTGGACCTGTCTGGTAGAAACACTGTCATTAATCCTGTACagcctttaatttaaaaaaatccccccaaatTTCTGTAAGCACATTAAACTGAATCATTTCTAAAtatataattagtttttttctttttttgtacagGAGTAGTTATTCATCCATAATTTGTCTGTCATTTTAGAGcacaaatatgacttgaaacTGGTACATTTTGCTTCatcattaaaatggaaaaaacaagaaacatgttGCATCATTCATGTAGGGCAGATGTGTgtcgcactgcaaaaactcaaaatcctaccaagtaattttagtctagtttctagtcattacacttaaaataagacaaactaacttaaaagtaacttttaagcaagttATAGAGGCtacttttaagtaaataattccttaatattaatgaaaacgTTCTTAGTCTATTGGCAGATACATTAATTTACATTAAtggtaaaaatgtcttgtaaatttaataatctgccaatggaacaagaacgttttcatcaatattaaggaattatttacttaaaataaccCTCTATCGCTTGCTGAacagttacttttaagttaggtTTGCCTTATTTCCAgtttgctaagatatttgcactagaaactacagTAGACCAAAATGATCTGgtatgattttatgtttttacagtgtgacgttcaaaatgaaacaagcaaacaaacaaaatctgtttacCTCAATTTGCTGTAATTGGCAATCAGGGCAATAAAGATGTCAAACATTTGGAACTgtgataaaaattaaattttgctCTCAGACAAAGCAGTGAGAATAGTAAAAGAAATCTCTAAAGTATCAAGACAAtgtgacaggaaatttgaaaagtaTTAGACCTTATTGGGTCTTTCAGCAGGACTGGTTCATCAGAAGCAAAATCAAGCTTCAGTGTTGATCTGATTGACCAGACTTTAGTCTGAAAGGTGATCTGTGGAGAAGAGAACAATGTACtccaattaaataattttgtatatgTGTAGTCTTAGTATTTCTGCAGTAAAACATGAATTATGTTCAATACGTGTGAAGGAAGAAGACTAAGTATTGTCCTATTGACACATTGAGTTGTACATGATAGTAATAGCAACAATGATGTTtaaggaaaaatacatttcctctGTGAATATCTGAATTTCTCTGTGTCTGATTATACAACTgtcagaaaatctgaatttatttaaggtttatttcctttaacatctttaaaatgatttccagCAACTCTGGAAGACGCTCTAGCTCTATTTTTTTCAGATGCATTGAAGACAATTTAGACTAAACTTTGACTCTTGGCCAGGATGCGGCATAAATGACCACAGAGAGGGAGACATGCAGACCTGAATGAGCAGATCTGGACTGACTGCTGTAGAATCCAAATATAGTTAAGATATCTCCAGTTTGGCTTAGAGagtgaagaagaaataaaaatggatttaaagATAGAGAGCTCAACCTCTTAAAGTAGTGAGGAAGAGTTTCACCTTTTAAGGTGGTTAGTATGGAAATTCGTCTTGATTGTTATGTTATTGACCCAacaatctttgttttgtgtgtctAAAAAACGCAGGTGGTGATTTGTTTCATCTTGACAGGCTTCTGGATTGGACTAATATTCCTGTACAAGACAGTACGCTGCAGACggcagaaaaatgaaagaaagacagagatgATGCagttggaaaaatatattttaaaataaataaagtttttcaaagCGCAAAGCGTATGGATAGACAGCACAGTTTTATTATATcaggtaaaatattaaaaaggttgCTGGTGTACAAGTGTATAATCATTGTGGCCATATTCTGCTCCACCAGATGGCAGCGTTGGCTAACAGGAAAGTTCTGAGTCAAGCGCGACAACGCAGATCAATTATCACCTCCCACATCATGACCGTAGGGCACAGCGTGATCCAGCTGCCACAAAGGAACCAAGTTCTTAAagaggagaaaacacaaaagcacaaCATGTGGCTCCTTAATGGACTTATGCAACACAGCAGGCAGACCAGGAATAGATGCTCCACATGTTTAagacttgtttaaaaaaagtcgTTGACTAAAACTCTTGAAGAAGCCACATGCAGTAGAAACGTTTCATGACTTTATGTATTAAATAGATGTGAAATTAATCCCAGAAAAAGAGCAAGAGACCTTGTGAAGATGCTGATTGGAGTTtcattatccacagtgaaagAGCTGAAAGGCCAAACAGAGAGGAGGAAGctccaaaaacaacataaagccagagTACGGTTTGCAAATGCCCTCatgaacaaaaatctgaattattgtaatgaaactaaaactgacgTGGTTGAGCATCATCACATCTGGAGGAAAAAGGGATCTGTACCATAAGGACATGTACGCCCAGAAGCGCAAAAATATCTGGACTCATAAAACCATGTGcaattttttgtttacaaatcaCAGCTGCACCTCAACGTTTAATAAAAGCTCCACTTCATGTTCTACGTGACCACATTCAACCATAAATGGTTAATGCAAGAAACATAATGCTAAGCTAATATTTAGCCAGTGAGCTGAAAGTTTGagcaaatatttagctctgacctataaatactttattagcaagttaaatatttagcttgaaactGATATGAACAATGTAACTGTATGAcaaccattttcttttcttattacaggctaaataacccaaattattgctgttaatttttgactgtaTAATTATACAACTGGCACCCAAGATTCTTCCATCATGTTGGGCTTTTTTATACATCACAACCTTTGTGTGGAAAGGTTTTGTGCGTACACCGCATTTATAAACGAGGCCTCAGATATTGCCACCAAGGCTTTGGGGTGTTGCTTAGCTTAGCAACCATTGaactgatgacatcacatgCATTGTGGGAAACAGCTGAGGGTGGAATGTGAGCAGTTGCCAAAATTACACCGGTGAACTCTCTTGGTAAATAATGCGGACGGAAACTGACTGCCAGGAGTTTAATATCTGGGCTGCAGAGACGACACTTCCCAGTAACGcgtcctggatgacaccatctGTTGTTgacaagcactgctaatccacttccttttcttttctcactctTGAAATCTCTGTCAGGAAGCCTGGCAGAGAGAGAAGCGGGTATGATCCGGCAGCCATGTCTCagtaaaacacataatacttcatttaaaaactctgGCTGAGTCCTTCTTAGGGCTTGGAGTTCATCCAGCCTGTCAGCCAGCGATCTCCCGTTGCTCATTATGATTGTTGGAAGACGTAGtctgaacttcctccttctttctttcctctacAATCACTACGCCTCCTTTTCAACTCATCTGGGTTTTGTGTCTTCAGTTGAggtattatttcagtttttctgatgGTAATCAGCTGCTCCTGGTTGTAAACGAccttgttgctatggttatgCGTCACAACAAATGCCCTAAAGCAAAGAAAGTATCAGCTAtaatccttccagctgcacagcatcctaAAGTAGAGAAGACAATggtgcaaaaaacacaaattttctgCCTGAAATGGAGGAAGTAAAGTTTAGAGAAAGGCAACAGAGCgactccaacatgctgccacctTGAGCGGAGCAAATCTGGgactttttcattcattaaaatgacaaagagGCAACAGGCCGCCATACCCAGACAAGGTGAAAGTCAACATCATCCCAGCGGTTCCAGACCTAAACAGGGAGGGACATTA
This genomic window from Xiphophorus couchianus chromosome 24, X_couchianus-1.0, whole genome shotgun sequence contains:
- the tmem81 gene encoding transmembrane protein 81 isoform X2, with protein sequence MEEEDKVPLEVITESSPCSMTCGLGVKTQTLCLLKDGKAAMENTEGKEGSKSSISKTCRSQQVQCVESWQCGLKTMTVTSGQRVEIDCLGEVMAAMGAFSWRVSWRYARGVISSDDSLFDRWKAPDLHRVVLDPVREKDAGTYRCDVQDTNYRRRKTVYWGVRVLPAGVVNLDYQSSLSQWDVPGRLADGSGVLQLAAGRVLLYAVVICFILTGFWIGLIFLYKTVRCRRQKNERKTEMMQLEKYILK
- the tmem81 gene encoding transmembrane protein 81 isoform X3, with translation MHVSTVTLHFLLFLHLLLPVDMEEEEDKVPLEVITESSPCSMTCGLGVKTQTLCLLKDGKAAMENTEGKEGSKSSISKTCRSQQVQCVESWQCGLKTMTVTSGQRVEIDCLGEVMAAMGAFSWRVSWRYARGVISSDDSLFDRWKAPDLHRVVLDPVREKDAGTYRCDVQDTNYRRRKTVYWGVRVLPAGVVNLDYQSSLSQWDVPGRLADGSGVLQLAAGRVLLYAASGLD
- the tmem81 gene encoding transmembrane protein 81 isoform X1 → MHVSTVTLHFLLFLHLLLPVDMEEEEDKVPLEVITESSPCSMTCGLGVKTQTLCLLKDGKAAMENTEGKEGSKSSISKTCRSQQVQCVESWQCGLKTMTVTSGQRVEIDCLGEVMAAMGAFSWRVSWRYARGVISSDDSLFDRWKAPDLHRVVLDPVREKDAGTYRCDVQDTNYRRRKTVYWGVRVLPAGVVNLDYQSSLSQWDVPGRLADGSGVLQLAAGRVLLYAVVICFILTGFWIGLIFLYKTVRCRRQKNERKTEMMQLEKYILK